One window of the Roseovarius sp. THAF9 genome contains the following:
- the uvrA gene encoding excinuclease ABC subunit UvrA — translation MAELKNIEVRGAREHNLKNIDVDIPRNELVVITGLSGSGKSSLAFDTIYAEGQRRYVESLSAYARQFLDMMEKPDVDHISGLSPAISIEQKTTSKNPRSTVGTVTEIYDYLRLLFARVGTPYSPATGKPIEAQQVQDMVDRVLAMEEGTRAFLLAPIVRDRKGEYRKEFLELRKQGFQRVKVDGTFYDLDEPPTLDKKFRHDIDVVVDRIVVKDGIGTRLADSFRTALDLADGIAIFETAPKEGEPERTTFSENFACPESGFTIPEIEPRLFSFNAPFGACPDCDGLGMELFFDEQLVVPDAALKLYDGALAPWRKGKSPYFLQTIEAIARHYEFDANTPWRDLPAHVKQVFLHGSGDEEIQFRYDEGGRVYQVSRVFEGVIPNMERRYRETDSSWIREEFERYQNNRPCGTCGGYRLREEALAVKIGKPDDLRHIGQVVQMSIREAFDWCETVPEALTAQKNEIARAILKEIRERLGFLNNVGLEYLTLSRNAGTLSGGESQRIRLASQIGSGLTGVLYVLDEPSIGLHQRDNGRLLQTLQNLRDQGNTVIVVEHDEEAIRTADYVFDIGPGAGVHGGDVVSHGKPEAVAADKNSITGQYLSGVREIAVPAERRPGNGKQVKIVKATGNNLKGVDADFPLGKFVCVTGVSGGGKSTLTIETLFKTASMRLNGARQTPAPCETIKGLEHLDKVIDIDQRPIGRTPRSNPATYTGAFTPIRDWFAGLPEAKARGYKPGRFSFNVKGGRCEACQGDGVIKIEMHFLPDVYVTCETCNGARYNRETLEIQWKGKSIADVLDMTVEDAQEFFKAVPSIREKMDALMRVGLGYIKVGQQATTLSGGEAQRVKLSKELAKRSTGRTLYILDEPTTGLHFEDVKKLLEVLHELVESGNTVVVIEHNLDVVKTADWIVDIGPEGGDGGGEIVAAGTPEDVAEVERSHTGRYLKDMLAARKVAAE, via the coding sequence TCTGTCCCCGGCGATTTCGATTGAACAGAAGACGACGTCCAAGAATCCGCGCTCGACCGTCGGCACTGTGACCGAGATTTACGACTACCTGCGGCTGCTCTTTGCGCGGGTCGGCACGCCCTATTCGCCGGCAACCGGCAAGCCCATCGAGGCGCAGCAGGTGCAGGACATGGTCGACCGCGTGCTGGCGATGGAGGAGGGCACGCGCGCCTTTCTGCTGGCGCCGATCGTGCGGGACCGCAAGGGCGAGTATCGCAAGGAGTTTTTGGAGCTGCGCAAGCAGGGATTTCAGCGGGTGAAGGTGGATGGTACCTTTTACGACCTCGACGAGCCGCCGACGCTGGACAAGAAGTTTCGCCATGACATCGACGTGGTGGTCGATCGGATCGTGGTAAAGGACGGCATCGGAACGCGGTTGGCGGACAGTTTCCGCACCGCTCTGGACTTGGCCGACGGGATCGCGATTTTCGAGACGGCACCCAAGGAGGGCGAGCCGGAGCGGACGACGTTCAGCGAGAATTTTGCCTGTCCGGAAAGCGGCTTCACCATCCCCGAGATCGAGCCGCGGCTGTTTTCGTTCAATGCGCCCTTCGGGGCCTGCCCGGATTGCGACGGGCTGGGCATGGAGCTGTTCTTTGACGAGCAACTGGTAGTGCCCGACGCCGCGCTGAAGCTTTATGACGGGGCGCTGGCGCCGTGGCGCAAGGGCAAGTCGCCCTATTTCCTGCAGACCATCGAGGCCATCGCGCGGCATTATGAGTTTGACGCGAACACGCCGTGGCGCGACCTGCCAGCACATGTGAAGCAGGTGTTCCTGCACGGCTCGGGCGATGAGGAAATCCAGTTCCGCTATGACGAGGGCGGGAGGGTGTACCAGGTCAGCCGTGTCTTCGAGGGTGTGATCCCCAACATGGAGCGGCGCTATCGCGAGACCGACAGTAGCTGGATTCGCGAAGAGTTCGAACGCTACCAGAACAACCGGCCCTGTGGCACCTGCGGCGGCTATCGCCTGCGCGAAGAGGCTTTGGCGGTCAAGATCGGTAAGCCCGACGACCTGCGCCATATCGGGCAGGTGGTACAGATGTCGATCCGCGAGGCGTTCGACTGGTGCGAGACGGTGCCGGAGGCGTTGACCGCGCAGAAGAACGAGATCGCGCGGGCGATCCTGAAGGAGATTCGCGAGCGGCTGGGGTTCCTGAACAATGTCGGCCTCGAATATCTGACGCTGAGCCGCAATGCCGGGACCCTCTCGGGCGGGGAAAGCCAGCGTATCAGGCTTGCGAGCCAGATTGGCAGCGGCCTGACCGGCGTGCTTTACGTGCTGGATGAGCCCTCGATTGGCCTGCACCAGCGGGACAACGGGCGGCTGTTGCAGACACTTCAGAACCTGCGCGACCAGGGCAACACCGTGATCGTCGTGGAGCATGACGAAGAGGCCATTCGCACGGCCGACTACGTCTTCGATATCGGCCCCGGCGCGGGCGTGCATGGCGGCGACGTGGTCAGCCACGGCAAGCCCGAGGCGGTTGCCGCCGACAAGAATTCCATCACCGGGCAGTATCTTTCCGGCGTGCGAGAGATCGCCGTTCCGGCCGAGCGGCGTCCGGGCAATGGCAAGCAGGTCAAGATCGTCAAGGCGACGGGCAACAACCTGAAGGGCGTGGATGCCGACTTTCCGCTGGGAAAGTTCGTTTGCGTCACTGGAGTGTCCGGTGGGGGCAAGTCCACCCTGACAATCGAGACGTTGTTCAAAACTGCCTCCATGCGTTTGAACGGGGCGCGGCAGACGCCCGCGCCGTGCGAAACGATCAAGGGGCTGGAGCATCTGGACAAGGTCATCGACATCGATCAGCGGCCCATCGGACGCACGCCGCGCTCGAACCCCGCGACCTATACCGGGGCCTTTACGCCGATCCGCGACTGGTTTGCCGGTCTGCCCGAGGCCAAGGCGCGCGGCTACAAGCCGGGGCGGTTTTCCTTCAACGTGAAGGGCGGGCGCTGCGAGGCGTGCCAGGGCGACGGGGTGATCAAGATCGAGATGCACTTCCTGCCCGACGTCTACGTGACCTGCGAAACCTGCAATGGTGCGCGCTATAACCGCGAGACGCTGGAAATTCAGTGGAAAGGCAAGAGCATAGCGGACGTTCTTGATATGACGGTCGAGGACGCGCAGGAGTTCTTCAAGGCGGTCCCGTCGATCCGCGAGAAGATGGATGCGCTGATGCGCGTGGGCCTTGGCTATATCAAGGTGGGCCAGCAGGCGACGACGCTGTCAGGCGGCGAGGCGCAGCGCGTGAAGCTGTCGAAGGAGCTGGCAAAACGGTCCACGGGCCGGACGCTTTATATCCTCGACGAGCCGACCACGGGCTTGCATTTCGAGGACGTGAAGAAACTCTTGGAAGTGCTTCATGAACTTGTGGAAAGTGGCAACACGGTCGTGGTGATCGAGCACAATCTGGACGTGGTAAAAACCGCCGACTGGATCGTGGATATCGGCCCCGAGGGCGGCGATGGCGGCGGCGAGATCGTCGCAGCAGGCACGCCCGAGGATGTGGCCGAGGTCGAGCGCAGCCATACCGGGCGTTATCTCAAGGACATGCTGGCCGCCCGCAAGGTCGCCGCAGAATGA
- a CDS encoding excinuclease ABC subunit A, whose product MWKPILTASVVAVSLAGPVAAKSNCPSGLAKKAVPCVPPGKAKKHSGYDQDRDDYDAYRRGDVIRGGYIVIRDPGRYGLDPYGTYYRVGNQVLRVDRDTREVLDLIGAAARVLN is encoded by the coding sequence ATGTGGAAACCCATCCTGACCGCATCCGTCGTCGCCGTGTCTTTGGCCGGTCCCGTCGCAGCCAAGTCCAACTGCCCGTCGGGCCTTGCGAAAAAAGCCGTGCCTTGCGTGCCGCCGGGCAAGGCCAAGAAGCACTCCGGTTATGATCAGGACCGCGATGACTATGACGCTTATCGCCGGGGGGACGTGATCCGCGGTGGCTATATCGTCATCCGCGATCCGGGCCGCTACGGGCTGGACCCCTATGGCACGTATTACCGCGTCGGCAACCAGGTGTTGCGCGTGGACAGAGATACCCGGGAAGTGCTTGATCTCATCGGCGCGGCAGCACGCGTTCTGAATTAA
- the mmsB gene encoding 3-hydroxyisobutyrate dehydrogenase, with translation MKIGFIGLGNMGAPMAANLAAAGHDVAGFDTADTTAEGASVATSATDAATDADVVITMLPNGQILRAVADQVIPAMKKGAVLLDCSTVDVDSARAVADQANAAGLGALDAPVSGGIGGAQGGTLTFMVGGDESAFATAKPLFDIMGQKAVHCGPSGNGQAAKICNNMILGATMIVTCEAFALADKLGLDRQAMFDVVSTSSGSSWSMNTYCPAPGIGPQSPSDNDYKPGFAAELMLKDLTLAMQAAETADADTPIGEAARDLYRRFVEDEDGNGRDFSAMLPRFEKRGHEG, from the coding sequence ATGAAGATCGGATTTATCGGGCTGGGCAACATGGGCGCGCCGATGGCCGCGAACCTCGCCGCCGCCGGGCATGACGTGGCGGGCTTTGACACCGCGGACACAACTGCCGAAGGCGCGTCTGTCGCCACCTCCGCCACCGACGCTGCAACCGACGCGGACGTGGTCATCACCATGCTGCCCAATGGCCAGATCCTGCGCGCCGTCGCCGATCAGGTCATTCCTGCCATGAAGAAAGGAGCTGTCCTGCTCGATTGCTCCACCGTCGACGTGGACAGCGCCCGCGCCGTGGCCGACCAGGCCAACGCAGCGGGCCTAGGCGCGCTCGATGCGCCGGTCTCGGGCGGCATTGGCGGAGCGCAGGGCGGCACGCTGACCTTCATGGTGGGCGGCGACGAAAGCGCCTTTGCCACCGCCAAGCCGCTATTCGACATCATGGGCCAGAAAGCCGTGCATTGCGGCCCCTCGGGCAACGGACAGGCCGCCAAGATCTGCAACAACATGATCTTGGGCGCCACGATGATCGTCACCTGCGAGGCCTTCGCGCTGGCCGACAAGCTGGGCCTCGATCGGCAGGCGATGTTCGACGTGGTCTCGACCTCCTCCGGCTCGTCGTGGTCGATGAACACCTATTGCCCGGCCCCCGGCATCGGTCCGCAATCGCCATCCGACAACGACTACAAGCCCGGCTTCGCCGCCGAACTGATGCTCAAGGACCTGACGCTGGCCATGCAGGCCGCCGAAACGGCCGACGCGGATACGCCTATCGGCGAGGCCGCCCGCGACCTCTATCGCCGCTTCGTCGAGGATGAAGATGGCAATGGCCGGGATTTCAGCGCGATGTTGCCCCGGTTCGAAAAACGCGGACACGAGGGCTGA
- a CDS encoding enoyl-CoA hydratase/isomerase family protein, which produces MPDISIRKTGRAGRITLTRPKALNAMSYHMCLAIEAALDDWATDDDVALVIIDAEGDKAFCAGGDIQQLYDTGRAGDFGYGRTFWRDEYRLNAKIAEYPKPYIAFMQGFTMGGGVGISCHGSHRIVCDSSQIAMPECGIGLVPDVGGSLILANAPGRLGEYLGLTTSRMGPADAIYAGFADTFIPQDAWPALIAKLEETGDDSHIKGETPPQGVMRELQADIDAHFAGEDLQSIVNALKASDSAFAADALKAMSRNSPLSMACAVEILHRLRGPEADIRRALELEYRFTFRAMEQGDFLEGIRAAVIDKDRRPNWQHDLEKPPSMAATQMLLPLGEHKMTFNA; this is translated from the coding sequence ATGCCTGACATCTCGATCCGTAAAACAGGCCGCGCGGGCCGCATCACCCTCACCCGCCCCAAGGCGCTCAATGCCATGTCCTATCACATGTGCCTCGCCATCGAGGCGGCGCTGGACGATTGGGCCACCGATGACGACGTCGCGCTGGTCATCATCGACGCCGAGGGCGACAAGGCCTTCTGCGCCGGCGGCGACATCCAGCAGCTTTACGACACCGGACGCGCGGGCGATTTCGGCTATGGCCGGACCTTCTGGCGCGACGAATACCGCCTGAACGCCAAGATTGCCGAATACCCCAAACCCTATATCGCCTTCATGCAGGGCTTCACCATGGGCGGCGGCGTCGGCATTTCCTGCCACGGGTCGCACCGCATCGTCTGCGACAGCAGTCAGATCGCCATGCCGGAATGCGGCATCGGCCTCGTGCCAGACGTGGGCGGCTCGCTGATCCTGGCAAACGCGCCCGGCCGGCTTGGTGAATATCTTGGCCTGACCACCTCCCGCATGGGACCGGCCGACGCGATTTATGCGGGGTTTGCCGACACCTTCATCCCACAGGACGCGTGGCCCGCCCTCATCGCCAAGCTCGAGGAGACCGGCGACGACAGCCACATCAAAGGCGAGACGCCCCCGCAAGGCGTGATGCGCGAGCTTCAGGCGGATATCGACGCGCATTTCGCCGGAGAAGACCTGCAATCGATCGTCAATGCGCTCAAGGCGTCCGACAGCGCGTTCGCCGCCGACGCGCTCAAGGCCATGTCCCGCAACTCGCCCCTCTCCATGGCCTGCGCCGTGGAAATCCTGCACCGCTTGCGCGGGCCCGAAGCCGATATCCGCCGCGCGCTGGAATTGGAGTACCGCTTCACTTTCCGCGCCATGGAACAAGGCGACTTTCTGGAAGGCATCCGCGCCGCCGTAATCGACAAGGACCGCAGACCCAACTGGCAGCATGACCTGGAAAAACCGCCCTCGATGGCGGCCACGCAGATGCTCTTGCCTTTGGGCGAGCACAAGATGACATTCAACGCCTGA
- a CDS encoding acyl-CoA dehydrogenase family protein codes for MDFALSEEQTAIFDMAHAFGQDAIAPHARDWEAQGTIPKELWPQVGELGFGGLYVSEEAGGAGLSRLDATLVFEALSMACPSVAAFLSIHNMCARMIENFASDAFKARVLPDVIPMKTVLSYCLTEPGSGSDAAALKTRAARTNDGYTLNGTKAFISGGGYSDAYVCMVRTGEDGPKGISTVLVENGTPGLSFGGLEDKMGWRSQPTAQVQFDDCSIPAENLVGEEGRGFSYAMAGLDGGRLNISACSLGAAQQALDMTKTYMRERKAFGQSIDQFQALQFRLADMEIELQAARVFLRQAAWKLDTKAPDATKYCAMAKKFVTEAGSNIVNQCLQLHGGYGYLADYGIEKLVRDLRVHEILEGTNEIMRLIVARQMLADA; via the coding sequence ATGGATTTCGCGCTCAGCGAGGAACAGACCGCCATTTTCGACATGGCCCACGCCTTTGGACAGGACGCCATCGCACCCCATGCCCGCGACTGGGAAGCGCAGGGCACCATCCCGAAAGAGCTTTGGCCCCAGGTGGGCGAGTTGGGCTTTGGCGGCCTCTACGTCAGCGAAGAGGCCGGCGGCGCTGGCCTTTCCCGCCTCGACGCGACGCTGGTCTTCGAGGCGCTCAGCATGGCCTGCCCTTCCGTTGCGGCCTTCCTGTCGATCCACAACATGTGCGCCCGGATGATCGAAAATTTCGCCAGCGACGCCTTCAAGGCCCGCGTCCTGCCCGACGTGATCCCGATGAAGACGGTGCTCTCCTACTGCCTGACCGAACCCGGCTCCGGCTCGGATGCCGCCGCGCTGAAAACCCGCGCCGCGCGCACCAACGACGGCTACACGCTCAACGGCACCAAGGCCTTTATCTCGGGCGGCGGCTACTCTGATGCTTACGTCTGCATGGTCCGCACCGGCGAGGACGGCCCAAAGGGCATCTCAACCGTGCTGGTCGAGAACGGCACGCCGGGCCTCTCTTTTGGTGGGCTGGAAGACAAGATGGGCTGGCGCAGCCAACCCACGGCGCAGGTCCAGTTCGACGACTGCAGCATTCCCGCCGAGAACCTTGTCGGCGAAGAAGGCAGAGGCTTCAGCTATGCCATGGCGGGCCTCGACGGCGGGCGCCTCAACATTTCCGCCTGCTCACTGGGGGCTGCGCAACAGGCGCTCGACATGACCAAGACCTACATGCGCGAGCGCAAAGCCTTCGGGCAAAGCATAGACCAGTTCCAGGCCCTGCAATTCCGCCTCGCCGACATGGAGATCGAGTTGCAGGCCGCCCGCGTCTTCCTGCGCCAGGCAGCGTGGAAGCTGGACACCAAGGCGCCAGATGCCACCAAATACTGCGCCATGGCCAAGAAATTCGTGACGGAGGCAGGGTCGAACATCGTCAACCAATGCCTGCAACTGCATGGTGGCTACGGCTATCTCGCGGACTACGGCATCGAGAAGCTGGTCCGAGACCTGCGCGTGCACGAGATTCTTGAAGGCACCAACGAGATCATGCGCCTGATCGTGGCGCGGCAGATGCTGGCAGACGCATGA
- a CDS encoding L,D-transpeptidase: protein MSKTRFTRRATLLGAAATLATPSLLLAQDNSPLSSSVKRNASSFTTRDWNDYFDSLGAGRIVCDINSRAVHHWSSDGVYSLYPSSVPMTDELTRRGYTEIVRKKVGPTWTPTESMKKRDPSLPDFMDAGPGNPLGTHAMYLAWPAYLIHGTHDTRKIGRRSSSGCIGLYNEHIAELFAKTAVGTKVLVL from the coding sequence ATGTCAAAGACACGCTTCACACGCCGCGCCACGCTTCTGGGCGCCGCCGCCACACTCGCCACCCCGTCGCTGCTGCTGGCACAGGACAATTCTCCGTTGTCGTCGTCGGTCAAGCGCAACGCGTCGTCTTTTACCACTCGCGACTGGAACGACTATTTCGACAGCCTCGGCGCGGGCCGCATCGTCTGCGACATCAACAGCCGCGCCGTGCACCACTGGAGCTCGGATGGCGTTTACTCGCTCTACCCGTCCTCGGTGCCGATGACCGACGAACTGACCCGCCGCGGCTATACCGAGATCGTGCGCAAGAAGGTCGGGCCCACCTGGACGCCGACCGAGAGCATGAAGAAACGCGACCCCAGCCTGCCCGATTTTATGGATGCCGGACCTGGAAACCCTTTGGGCACGCACGCAATGTACCTTGCCTGGCCCGCTTACCTGATCCACGGCACGCATGATACGCGCAAGATCGGGCGCCGGTCGTCCTCGGGCTGCATCGGTCTTTACAACGAGCATATTGCCGAGCTGTTCGCCAAGACAGCGGTCGGCACGAAGGTGCTGGTGCTCTGA
- a CDS encoding carboxylate-amine ligase has translation MTPDGPDFTIGIEEEYLLVDRDSLDLAEAPSEMMDACAEELQDQVAPEFLKCQIEIGTKVCRDVSEAREDLKRLRSTVSKHAATHNLVPIAASCHPFSDWRNQPHTDKDRYNTLSNDLAGVVQRMLICGMHVHVGIEDPDRRVDLMNQLTYFLPHMLALSTSSPFWQGHDTGLDSYRLTVFDNLPRTGLPPRMESFAEFERSVGSLTDLGVIEDASKIWWDLRPSSKFPTIESRICDVQPRLEHTLMLAALTQCITRMLWRLATRNQRWRIYDRFLVDENRWRAQRYGTREGLIDFGRGAIVPVAELAEELLELIEEDARYFACITEVETMREVMRSGTSSTRQRRAFDTAKDRGAEQDAALRAVVSHLVEEFHADL, from the coding sequence ATGACCCCAGACGGCCCCGATTTCACCATCGGCATCGAGGAAGAATACCTGCTGGTGGACCGTGACAGCCTCGACCTGGCAGAGGCGCCGTCCGAGATGATGGATGCCTGCGCCGAGGAATTGCAGGATCAGGTCGCGCCTGAATTCCTGAAATGCCAGATCGAGATCGGCACCAAGGTCTGCCGCGACGTCTCCGAGGCGCGCGAGGATCTCAAGCGCCTGCGCAGTACCGTGTCGAAACACGCCGCCACGCACAATCTGGTGCCTATCGCCGCCTCCTGCCACCCGTTTTCCGACTGGCGCAACCAGCCGCACACCGACAAGGACCGCTACAACACGCTGAGCAACGACCTCGCGGGCGTCGTGCAACGGATGCTGATCTGCGGGATGCACGTCCATGTCGGCATCGAGGACCCAGACCGCCGCGTCGACCTGATGAACCAGCTGACCTATTTCCTGCCGCACATGCTGGCGCTCAGCACCTCGTCGCCCTTCTGGCAGGGACATGACACCGGGCTGGACAGCTACCGCCTGACGGTTTTTGACAACCTGCCGCGCACCGGCCTGCCCCCGCGCATGGAAAGTTTCGCCGAATTCGAACGCTCGGTCGGGTCGCTGACCGATCTGGGGGTGATCGAGGATGCCAGCAAGATCTGGTGGGACCTGCGCCCGTCCTCCAAGTTTCCCACCATCGAGTCGCGGATCTGCGACGTGCAACCCCGGCTGGAACACACGCTGATGCTGGCCGCGCTGACGCAATGCATCACGCGGATGCTGTGGCGACTAGCCACGCGCAACCAGCGCTGGCGCATCTACGATCGCTTCCTTGTCGATGAAAACCGCTGGCGGGCACAACGCTACGGCACGCGCGAAGGGCTGATAGATTTCGGCCGCGGCGCGATCGTGCCCGTGGCGGAACTGGCCGAGGAACTGCTGGAACTGATCGAGGAAGACGCCCGCTATTTCGCCTGTATCACGGAGGTCGAGACCATGCGCGAGGTGATGCGCAGCGGCACCTCCTCGACTCGCCAGCGCCGCGCCTTCGACACGGCAAAGGACCGTGGCGCCGAACAGGATGCCGCCCTTCGCGCCGTTGTCAGCCACCTTGTCGAAGAATTTCACGCCGACCTGTGA
- a CDS encoding nitronate monooxygenase family protein yields the protein MWPDTRLCELLGIDHPIIQAPMAGTTTPAMVAAVSNAGGLGSHGCATLSPEKLTEDMEALAGATNRSVNLNFFCHEPEEITEEHHAALIEAMRPHYEATGATLPEGMPAPSFQPFGAAQLECLLARTPAVVSFHFGLPEDEAVSALKNKGCKILCSATTVAEAKWLADRGVDAIIAQGWESGGHRGLFLELENDAQVGLFSLLPQVVDAVDLPVIAAGGIADGRGIAAAFALGASGVQIGTAFITADEATRKPYHPEAVDRGTDESTRVTRAGSGRPARAHRTKWIDAMAQVDAAPFPLMYHYSRPLLESDGPAHQFSLYGQSAALAPAGDAGARLRALVAAAKAAMNA from the coding sequence ATGTGGCCCGACACGCGGCTTTGCGAGCTTCTGGGGATCGACCATCCCATCATCCAGGCCCCGATGGCGGGTACCACGACCCCGGCCATGGTGGCGGCGGTGTCGAACGCGGGCGGTCTGGGCTCGCACGGCTGTGCGACGCTGTCACCGGAAAAGCTGACCGAGGATATGGAGGCGCTGGCGGGAGCCACGAACCGGTCGGTGAACCTCAATTTCTTTTGCCACGAACCTGAAGAGATCACCGAGGAACATCACGCTGCACTGATCGAAGCGATGCGCCCGCATTACGAGGCGACCGGGGCGACCCTGCCGGAAGGCATGCCGGCCCCATCGTTCCAGCCCTTCGGTGCCGCGCAACTGGAATGCCTGCTGGCGCGGACCCCGGCGGTGGTCAGCTTTCACTTCGGTCTGCCAGAGGACGAGGCCGTGTCGGCGCTGAAGAACAAGGGCTGCAAGATCCTGTGTTCGGCCACCACCGTGGCCGAGGCCAAGTGGCTGGCCGACCGCGGCGTGGATGCGATCATCGCGCAAGGCTGGGAATCCGGCGGCCACCGGGGCCTGTTCCTGGAACTTGAAAACGACGCGCAGGTGGGGCTGTTCTCGCTCTTGCCACAGGTCGTGGACGCGGTGGACCTGCCCGTGATCGCCGCGGGCGGCATCGCCGACGGGCGCGGCATTGCCGCCGCCTTTGCCCTCGGCGCGTCGGGCGTGCAGATCGGCACCGCCTTCATCACCGCCGACGAGGCCACCAGAAAGCCCTATCACCCAGAGGCGGTGGACAGGGGCACCGATGAAAGCACGCGGGTCACGCGGGCGGGCTCGGGCCGCCCGGCGCGGGCGCACCGCACGAAATGGATCGACGCGATGGCGCAGGTGGACGCCGCGCCCTTCCCGCTGATGTACCATTACAGCCGCCCGCTGTTGGAGTCTGACGGCCCGGCGCACCAGTTTTCCCTCTACGGTCAAAGCGCGGCACTGGCCCCTGCGGGCGACGCCGGGGCCAGGCTGAGAGCATTGGTTGCCGCGGCCAAGGCGGCGATGAACGCCTGA
- a CDS encoding CoA-acylating methylmalonate-semialdehyde dehydrogenase, with protein MKDLTHYIDGARVPGQSGRFSDVYNPATGEVQARCPLASKEEFDQAVEIAAKAQPAWGATNPQKRARVMMEFVRLLNRDMDKLAEALSAEHGKTFPDAKGDVQRGLEVVEYCIGAPQLLKGEFTDSAGPGIDMYSMRQPLGVTGGITPFNFPAMIPMWMFAPALACGNAFILKPSERGPSVPIMLAELLEEAGLPKGLLQVVNGDKEAVDAMIDNDTVQSIGFVGSTPIAEYIYGRGCSNGKRVQCFGGAKNHMIVMPDADMDQAADALIGAGYGAAGERCMAISVAVPVGDETADRLIEKLVPRIEKLKVGPYTAGDDVDYGPVVTAAAKEKILGLVESGIEQGAELVVDGRDFKLQGYEDGFFVGPHLFDKVTPDMDIYRQEIFGPVLSTVRAGSYDEALGLAMDHEMGNGTAIFTRDGDAARDFANRINIGMVGVNVPIPVPLAYHTFGGWKKSAFGDLNQHGPDAFKFYTRTKTVTARWPSGIKEGGEFNFKAMD; from the coding sequence ATGAAAGACCTGACGCATTATATCGACGGCGCGCGCGTGCCCGGCCAGTCGGGCCGTTTTTCCGACGTCTACAACCCGGCCACCGGCGAAGTGCAGGCGCGCTGCCCGCTGGCCAGCAAGGAGGAGTTCGACCAGGCCGTCGAGATCGCAGCCAAGGCGCAGCCCGCATGGGGCGCCACCAACCCACAGAAACGCGCGCGGGTGATGATGGAATTCGTCCGCCTGCTCAACCGCGACATGGACAAGCTGGCCGAGGCGCTGAGCGCGGAACACGGCAAGACCTTTCCCGACGCCAAGGGCGACGTGCAGCGCGGCCTCGAAGTGGTGGAGTACTGCATCGGCGCGCCGCAACTGCTGAAAGGCGAGTTCACTGATTCAGCGGGCCCCGGCATCGACATGTATTCGATGCGCCAGCCTCTGGGCGTGACGGGCGGCATCACGCCGTTCAACTTCCCGGCCATGATCCCGATGTGGATGTTCGCACCGGCGTTGGCCTGCGGCAACGCCTTCATCCTCAAGCCGTCCGAGCGGGGCCCGTCGGTGCCAATCATGCTGGCTGAATTGCTGGAAGAGGCCGGCCTGCCCAAGGGCCTCTTGCAAGTGGTCAACGGCGACAAGGAAGCCGTCGACGCGATGATCGACAACGACACCGTGCAATCCATCGGCTTCGTCGGCTCGACGCCGATCGCCGAGTATATCTATGGCCGCGGCTGCTCCAACGGCAAGCGCGTGCAATGCTTCGGCGGCGCCAAGAACCACATGATTGTCATGCCCGACGCCGACATGGACCAGGCCGCCGATGCGCTTATCGGCGCGGGCTATGGCGCCGCCGGTGAACGCTGCATGGCGATTTCCGTGGCCGTGCCGGTGGGCGATGAGACCGCCGACCGCCTGATCGAAAAGCTTGTGCCGCGCATCGAGAAGCTGAAGGTCGGCCCCTACACGGCGGGCGATGACGTGGACTACGGCCCTGTCGTGACCGCCGCTGCCAAGGAAAAGATCCTCGGCCTTGTAGAGAGCGGCATTGAGCAAGGCGCGGAGCTGGTCGTCGACGGGCGTGACTTCAAGCTGCAAGGCTACGAGGACGGGTTCTTTGTCGGGCCGCACCTGTTCGACAAGGTGACGCCGGACATGGACATCTATCGGCAGGAAATTTTCGGCCCGGTCCTGTCGACCGTGCGCGCCGGCTCCTACGACGAGGCGCTGGGCCTTGCCATGGATCACGAGATGGGCAACGGCACGGCGATCTTCACCCGTGACGGTGACGCCGCGCGCGACTTCGCCAACCGGATCAACATCGGCATGGTGGGCGTGAACGTCCCGATCCCGGTGCCGCTAGCCTATCACACCTTCGGCGGCTGGAAGAAATCGGCCTTCGGCGACCTCAATCAGCACGGCCCCGATGCCTTCAAGTTCTACACCCGCACCAAGACCGTGACGGCCCGCTGGCCGTCAGGCATCAAGGAAGGCGGCGAGTTCAACTTCAAGGCCATGGACTGA